One Setaria viridis chromosome 5, Setaria_viridis_v4.0, whole genome shotgun sequence genomic region harbors:
- the LOC117859338 gene encoding uncharacterized protein encodes MDAPPPPHQQQQAHPPRAPSPPPPPQPPAPSRRYGVHFSASSFIQAPLTALLEYSGILRPDPGGGAQQAGAGAGPGEVSIRIVAPGEAGTSSERAEEVIVEEEEEEGHATRARAEEPAPAAGAGEGGRESSSSYQRYDIQQVARWVEQILPFSLLLLVVFIRQHLQGFFVTIWIAAVMFKSNDILRKQTALKRERKIPVLVGITVLFVVHVSGFYWCYKNGDLIRPLLMLPPKEIPPFWHAIFIILVNDTMVRQTAMIVKCLLLMYYKNSRGRSYRRQGQMLTIVEYFLLLYRALLPTPVWYRFFLNKEYGSLFSSLTTGLYLTFKLTSVVEKVQSFLTALRALSHKDFHYGSYATSEQVLVAGDMCVICQEKMHVPILLRCKHIFCEDCVSEWFERERTCPLCRALVKPADLRSFGDGSTSLFFQLF; translated from the exons atggacgcgccgccgccgccgcatcagcagcagcaggcgcacccgccgcgcgccccgtccccgccgcccccgccccagcCGCCCGCGCCGTCGAGGAGGTACGGTGTGCACTTCTCGGCCTCCAGCTTCATACAGGCGCCGCTCACCGCGCTGCTCGAGTACTCCGGTATCCTCCGCCCCGatcccggcggcggggcgcagcaggcgggggcgggggccgggcCAGGCGAGGTGTCGATCCGGATTGTGGCGCCCGGAGAGGCGGGGACGTCGTCTGAGAGGGCCGAGGAGGTGatcgtcgaggaggaggaagaggaggggcacGCAACGAGGGCGCGCGCCGAGGAGCCGGCACCCGCGGCTGGGGCCGGGGAGGGCGGCAGGGAATCCTCGTCGTCGTACCAGAGGTACGACATACAACAGGTGGCGAGGTGGGTGGAGCAGATACTGCCCTTctccctgctgctgctcgtcgTCTTCATCAGACAACATTTGCAAG GTTTCTTTGTGACAATTTGGATTGCTGCGGTGATGTTCAAGTCCAATGACATCTTGCGTAAGCAGACTGCTCTGAAG AGGGAGAGAAAAATTCCAGTCCTTGTCGGGATTACAGTATTATTTGTTGTTCACGTATCTGGATTTTATTGGTGTTACAAGAATGGGGACCTTATACGACCTCTCCTGATGCTTCCTCCTAAAGAAATACCACCATTTTGGCATGCGATATTCATCATCTTGGTGAATG ATACAATGGTGCGCCAAACTGCTATGATTGTCAAATGTTTGCTGCTGATGTACTACAAGAACAGCAGAGGCCGAAGCTATCGTAGGCAG GGTCAAATGTTGACAATTGTGGAATATTTTCTACTTTTGTACCGTGCATTATTGCCTACACCTGTGTGGTACCGTTTTTTCTTGAACAAGGAGTATGGAAGCCTATTTTCGTCTCTAACCACTGGCTTGTATCTCACTTTCAAGTTGACATCAGTTGTGGAAAAG GTTCAATCGTTTTTGACAGCATTGAGAGCATTATCTCATAAAGACTTCCACTATGGTTCATATGCAACGAGTGAGCAG GTACTTGTTGCTGGAGATATGTGCGTGATATGCCAAGAGAAGATGCATGTCCCCATTCTTTTGCGCTGCAAACACATCTTTTGTGAAGACTGTGTATCTGAATG GTTTGAGAGGGAGCGGACGTGCCCGCTGTGCAGGGCACTGGTGAAGCCAGCAGACCTCCGATCGTTCGGCGACGGTTCAACAAGCCTCTTCTTCCAGCTATTCTAA
- the LOC117856131 gene encoding autophagy-related protein 18d: protein MSSQVSTSRGLHPPGKLGAFESSHVWPLSAPTSQPGAGLGDDQDVRLLSVAWNQDCGCFAAGTSNGFRIFNCEPFKETFRRDLKSGGFGIVEMLFRCNILALVGGGSNVQYPPNKVMIWDDHQSRCIGEFAFRSDVRAVKLAKDYIVIVLERKIYVYNFTDLKLLYQIDTLSNPKGLCCLSHHSNTSVLACPGVHQGHVRVEHFGLKMTKTIPAHDSNISCMALTMDGLLLATASTKGTLIRIFNTMDGTRLQEVRRGLDKAEIYSIALSPNVQWLAVSSDKGTVHIFSLRVRVAGEDSSNEQHTLEGPRMDHQNSSSSIDPLIQTNTGSNASSSLSFMRGILPKYFSSEWSFAQFHLPEVTRYIVAFGAQNTVMMVGLDGSFYRCSFDQVNGGQMLQKEYFRFLKSDSPPFRTSAS from the exons ATGAGCTCACAAGTCTCCACATCACGGGGGTTACACCCCCCTGGCAAGCTTGGGGCATTTGAGTCGTCACATGTCTGGCCGCTGTCCGCACCTACGAGCCAGCCCGGAGCAGGTCTTGGTGACGACCAGGATGTCAGGCTGTTGTCAGTTGCTTGGAATCAGGACTGTGGATGCTTTGCTGCTGGTACCAGCAATGGATTCAGGATCTTCAACTGCGAGCCTTTCAAGGAAACTTTCAGGAGGGACCTTAAGAGCGGCGGGTTCGGGATCGTCGAGATGCTGTTTCGTTGCAACATCCTTGCTCTTGTAGGCGGGGGCTCCAATGTGCAGTATCCGCCGAACAAGGTGATGATCTGGGATGATCATCAGAGCCGCTGCATTGGAGAGTTTGCCTTCCGCTCTGATGTCCGGGCTGTAAAATTGGCAAAGGACTACATTGTGATTGTCCTCGAGCGGAAGATATATGTCTACAACTTCACCGATTTGAAGCTGCTCTACCAGATTGACACTCTGTCAAATCCCAAAGGACTTTGCTGCCTCTCCCATCATTCCAATACTTCAGTTTTAGCATGCCCTGGAGTGCACCAGGGGCATGTTCGGGTGGAGCATTTCGGGCTGAAGATGACAAAGACAATCCCAGCTCATGATTCAAACATCTCTTGCATGGCACTGACAATGGATGGTCTCCTATTGGCAACTGCGAGCACGAAGGGCACTTTGATCAGAATATTCAACACAATGGATGGCACTCGCCTACAAGAG GTACGCAGAGGACTTGACAAAGCTGAAATATATAGCATTGCGCTATCGCCCAATGTTCAGTGGTTGGCAGTGTCCAGCGACAAAGGAACTGTTCATATTTTCTCTCTGAGAGTCAGAGTTGCTGGGGAGGATTCAAGCAATGAGCAACACACTCTTGAAGGTCCACGGATGGACCACCAGAACTCTTCCAGTTCTATTGATCCTCTTATTCAGACGAACACTGGGTCCAATGCGAGTTCATCACTGTCTTTCATGAGAG GGATCCTGCCAAAGTATTTCAGTTCAGAGTGGTCATTTGCTCAATTCCATCTACCTGAAGTCACACGCTACATAGTAGCATTTGGTGCACAGAACACCGTAATGATGGTTGGCCTGGATGGCAG CTTCTACAGGTGCAGCTTTGACCAAGTGAATGGAGGGCAGATGTTGCAGAAGGAATATTTCCGGTTTCTGAAGTCTGACAGCCCACCTTTCAGGACCTCAGCCAGCTGA